The Streptomyces sp. Mut1 genome window below encodes:
- a CDS encoding GAF domain-containing protein — MAGDRMPATPRAEIGASWDRVLRSGIDPEQTTQSRLLEADEIEHRRRSSALGEVMPLLSDGLASIADASQQIMVVTDVEGRVLWRQGNTGVLRRADGICLAEGAAWSEESTGTNAIGTALASRAPVRVHSAEHFVRSLHGWTCAAAPVRDPRDGRLMGIVDISGPASTFHPATLALVGSVARLAESEIRVRHLEAIDRLRSVAAPVLCRLGGRALAVDAHGWTAAVTGMPPVDRLPLPKSLEPGRVWLPSLGMCRVEPLAGGWLVQVADGAMDSPPRRVVLDLSRPRTLAVNVVSPVGTWTQRLSPRHAELLYALAVRREGRTASELAQDLFGDATRTVTVRAEISRLRRHLAEVLAHRPYRFGEGVEVEVIHPEDPADLLPRSKAPVVVAGRGNP; from the coding sequence ATGGCGGGCGACCGGATGCCCGCGACGCCCCGGGCCGAGATCGGGGCGTCCTGGGACCGGGTGCTGCGCAGCGGCATCGATCCCGAGCAGACGACGCAGAGCCGGCTGCTGGAGGCGGACGAGATCGAGCACCGGCGCCGCAGTTCGGCGCTGGGCGAGGTGATGCCGCTGCTCAGCGACGGGCTGGCGAGCATCGCGGACGCCTCGCAGCAGATCATGGTGGTCACCGATGTGGAGGGCCGGGTGCTGTGGCGCCAGGGCAACACGGGGGTGCTGCGCCGGGCCGACGGCATCTGTCTCGCGGAGGGCGCCGCGTGGTCGGAGGAGAGCACCGGGACCAACGCGATCGGTACGGCGCTGGCCTCGCGCGCCCCGGTGCGGGTGCACTCGGCGGAGCACTTCGTGCGCAGTCTGCACGGCTGGACGTGCGCCGCCGCACCGGTCCGTGATCCGCGGGACGGGCGGCTGATGGGGATCGTCGACATCAGCGGCCCCGCCTCCACGTTCCACCCGGCGACGCTGGCCCTGGTGGGTTCGGTGGCCCGGCTGGCCGAGAGCGAGATCCGGGTGCGGCATCTGGAGGCGATCGACCGGCTGCGTTCGGTGGCCGCGCCGGTCCTGTGCCGGCTGGGCGGGCGGGCGCTGGCGGTGGACGCCCACGGCTGGACGGCGGCGGTGACGGGGATGCCTCCGGTGGACCGGCTGCCGTTGCCGAAGTCGCTGGAGCCGGGGCGGGTGTGGCTGCCGTCGCTCGGGATGTGCCGGGTGGAGCCGCTGGCGGGCGGCTGGCTGGTGCAGGTGGCGGACGGGGCGATGGACAGCCCGCCGCGCCGGGTGGTGCTCGATCTGAGCCGGCCGCGCACGCTGGCGGTGAATGTGGTGAGCCCGGTGGGGACGTGGACGCAGCGGCTCTCCCCGCGCCACGCCGAGCTGCTGTACGCGCTGGCGGTGCGGCGCGAGGGCCGTACGGCGTCGGAGCTGGCGCAGGACCTCTTCGGTGACGCGACCAGGACGGTGACGGTGCGGGCGGAGATCTCGCGGCTGCGGCGCCATCTCGCCGAGGTGCTGGCGCACCGCCCGTACCGGTTCGGCGAGGGCGTCGAGGTGGAGGTGATCCATCCGGAGGACCCGGCGGATCTGCTGCCGCGTTCGAAGGCCCCGGTGGTCGTGGCGGGGCGCGGCAACCCCTGA